Part of the Candidatus Polarisedimenticolia bacterium genome, TCTTCGGGGAGAAGATGCGGGCCCGACTCTCCACTACCCCCCCAGATAGGGAGAGCTAAAGAAACCGAAATAAATCCAAGATGGAGGGGCTGTTTCCGCCGCTTCCACCGGGAAAAATACCCAACGATCCCTACTCTGTCAACTTGAAAAAATCATCAAGTTTTTTAGGCACGCCTGTGCCCGAAAGGGAGGACTGGGCCGATCCGGGGCATTGATGGGCTTCCTCCGCGGCGGTTATAATCCGCCGGATTCGTTACATTTCTGCCCAAAGGAGGCGATTCTCATGGCTAAGACCCTCATCGCAGGCGCCGTCCGCACCCCGGTCGGCCGATTCCTGGGGGGTTTGAAGGGGCTTTCAGCGACGGACCTGGGCGCGGTCGTGGTCCGGGAGACCCTGAAGCGGACCGGCATCCCGGCGGGGGCCGTCGGAGAAGTGGTGATGGGGAACGTTATCCAGGCCGGACTGGGACAAAACCCTGCCCGCCAGGCCGCCCTCAAGGGGGGTCTTCCTCCAACGGTCGCAGCCATGACCGTCAACAAGGTCTGCGGCTCGGGGCTGAAAGCGGTCGTCCTGGCTTCCCAGGCGGTCGCCCTGGGGGACCAGGAAGTCGTGGTGGCGGGCGGCATGGAGAGCATGAGCAACGCCCCCTACCTCCTGACCCAGGCGCGGGAAGGCTACCGGATGGGTAACGGCCAGATGCTCGACGCCATGATCCATGATGGCCTGTGGGATGCCTACGAAAACTACCACATGGGCTGCACGGGCGAGAATGTCGCCGGGAAATACGACATCTCGCGGCGGGTGCAGGACGAGTACGCGGCGGAGAGCCACCGCAAGGCCATCGCGGCGATGGACGCCGGGAAGTTCAGGTCCGAGATCGTGCCCCTCAAGATTCCGCAGAAGAAAGGTGAGCCCCTGGTGATCGAGGCTGACGAGGGGCCGCGCCGGGACACCACCCTGGAGGCGCTCGCCCGGCTCAAGCCGGCGTTCAAGCCCGACGGGACGGTCAC contains:
- a CDS encoding acetyl-CoA C-acetyltransferase, which translates into the protein MAKTLIAGAVRTPVGRFLGGLKGLSATDLGAVVVRETLKRTGIPAGAVGEVVMGNVIQAGLGQNPARQAALKGGLPPTVAAMTVNKVCGSGLKAVVLASQAVALGDQEVVVAGGMESMSNAPYLLTQAREGYRMGNGQMLDAMIHDGLWDAYENYHMGCTGENVAGKYDISRRVQDEYAAESHRKAIAAMDAGKFRSEIVPLKIPQKKGEPLVIEADEGPRRDTTLEALARLKPAFKPDGTVTAGNAPSVNDGASAMVVLSEAAARAHGVTPQAEIVAYTTSGVEPKWVMMAPQSAVEEILRKTGWKREEVDLYELNEAFSVQAVALIRELKLPADRVNVHGGAVALGHPIGASGARVLTTLIHALMDRGGKKGIAALCLGGGNAVAMAIRLP